The genomic window GCTGAGTACGACTTCGCTGACTGTTGCCGGGAAGCCTTTCGAGAAGCTGTTTGATTTCTGGGAGACATACCCGACTTCCTGCCATGCTTGGAAATTTCGCAGGCTGTTGCCATTGATGTATATTTCACCGCTCTGAAGTTTCAGGACCCCGAGGATCAGTTTGATCAGTGTCGTCTTGCCGGAGCCGTTCGGCCCCACCAGGGCGACGAAATCCCCTTTATGGATGCTGAGGTTGATGTCTTTCAAGGCGGGTGTCGTTTCCATCTTATCCCTATAAGTATAGGAGATGTTTTTCAGTTCGAATATCGGATGATCCATCTCGCCGACTCCTTTATCATTAATCATTACAATATTATAAAGGAATGATTACGATTTGTAAATAGGAATGATTACGAAATAAAACCAGGATGGCTGCTGCCATCCTGGTTTATCCGTACTACTCCTCTACTCCTGCCACCATCGGATTGATCTCCTCTTTAAGGGAAGGATTGAACTTACCGTTCCTGATCATTTCGATCTCGTGGGCATATGGTGCTATCCTGTTCTTCTTATCCGGTCCGACGAAAGGCGTTTCGAGTATTTTCGGTATGTCCCCGAAATCGGAATGGTTGATGATGTATGAAAGGGCATCGAAACCGATATGGCCAAAACCGATGTTTTCATGGCGGTCCTTGTGGGCGCCCCGTTCATTTTTGGAATCGTTGATGTGGAGGACTTTTATGCGGCCCTTGCCTATGATGCGGTCGAATTCATCCAGCACGCCGTCGAAGTCATTGACGATGTCGTAGCCTGCATCGTGCACGTGGCATGTGTCGAAGCATACGCTCAGCCTTTCATTATTCGTCACACCATCGATGATCTGTGCAATCTCTTCAAATGTACGGCCGACTTCAGACCCTTTGCCCGCCATCGTTTCGAGTGCAATCTGGACATCGTTGTCGTTCGTCAGCACTTCATTTAGCCCTTCGACGATCGATCTGATGCCACGCTCTGCTCCAGTGCCGACGTGACTGCCGGGGTGAAGGACGATCTGATTGCTGCCGAGGTGCTCGGTCCGCACAATCTCCTCCTGCAGGAATTCCACACCGTGTTCGAATACACCTTCACGTTCGGAATTGGCGATATTTATGATGTAGGGTGCATGGACGACGATCTTGGACATCCCATGATCCGCCATGTGGCGCTTGCCGGCTTCTATGTTCAGGTCTTCTATCTTCTTCCTTCTCGTGTTCTGCGGTGCACCTGTATAGATCATGAATGTATTGGCACCATAATTATGGGCACTGATGCTTGCCGCCTCCAGCATTTTCTTGCCGCTCATTGAAACGTGTGATCCTATAAGCATTTCATTCACCTTTCTGATTTACTATCTTTTTTTCTTCCTGCTCTTCGAGTGCTTCATGCGCTCCTGCTGCTTGAGGGTATTGAGTTCGTGCTTCATCTTCTTCCTGTAACCCGGCTTCACCTTCTTCGGCTTTTTCACCTTGTGGGAAAGCTGGTTCTCGAGATGGGAATCCTTGCGTTTCCGCTTTGCGCGTTCGGTCCTTGATTTTATTTCGACGAGTTCGCCCTTTTTAAGGTCCTCATGGATGAATTTATATCCTTTGGATTCAAGTGCATTGACGAGGTATTCCTCATCCGGTGTATAGAGTGTGACGGCCGTGCCTGTATAGGCACCCCTGCCCACACGTCCAACGCGGTGTGTGAAGAATTCGATGTCCTTCGGGATGTCATAGTTGATGACATGGGAGGCACCATCGATGTCGAGGCCCCTTGAAGCCAGATCGCTCGCCACCACCCATACATATTCAAGTTCACGGATCTTCTTGATCTCTTTGGTCCGCTCCCTCGGCTTCAGGCCGCCGTGGAAAAGGCCGACATTGACGCCGTTGCTGTTGAGGTATTCGAACAGTTCATCGGCACGTTCCTTGGAGTTGGCGAATATCAGGCCGATGTATGGCGTGATATCCTGTGTCAGCGCAAGCACTTTGGCTGCTTTGTCGTCGCCTTTCACAGGCACCAGGCTGTAGTGGATGGATGCTTTGTTCCTAGGCTGGTCGATGATGATGATCTCGGTTTCTCCGATATACTTCCTGAGGAAGATTCGGAGCGCTTCCGGTATGGTCGCAGAGAAGACGAGGAACTGAGCCGAATCGCTGACTGTGGAAGAGATGCTGTCGATCTGCTCCAGGAAGCCGAGGTCAATCATCAGATCGGCTTCATCGATGACCAGCCTTTCGACGGAATGGAGGTTGAGGCCGCCCTTATCCCTCAAATCTTTGATTCTTGTCGGCGTACCGATTACAATGTGGGGAGACTTGGATGCCTTCTGCACATCCCTTTCGATATCCGTGCCGCCGATGAAGGCAGCAGCCCTGATTTCAGGGAAGGACTTCAATATTTCAAGCGTCATCTGGTACAGCTGCTTTGCCAGCTCGCGCGTCGGTGCCGTGATGACAGCCTGTGTATGTGCATCCTCCGTGTTGATTTCATGTATGATGGGGAGGAGGAAGGCGTGTGATTTCCCACTGCCCGTCTCTGATTGTGCCACGACGTTCTCCTTCTTCAGGATCTTCGGGATGACACGCTCCTGTACGAGGGTAGGATGGGAAAAATTTATACTTTCGATTGCATTCAGCATCTGTTCGCTGAACCTGAATCTTTTGAATGCATTACTCATTGTTTCACCTGTTTTCTTTATTGGAACTCAGGTTACATTATAACCGAAATGAAGGTGTTAGGCCACACATCATTCATACTACATGATGATTTAAAAACGTGCGGCTTTTGGTTATAATGACATTAAGGGAGGAATATACTTCATGGATATTATTAAGATAAGCCCACGCGGGTATTGTTACGGTGTCGTAGATGCGATGGTGATTGCGCGGAATGCATCTATGGACAAGACACTGCCCCGCCCAATATACATTCTCGGCATGATCGTCCACAACAAGCATGTGACGGATGCGTTTGAAGAGGACGGCATCGTCACGCTCGATGGTGCCAACAGGCTTGAAATACTGGAAGGAATCAATGAGGGCACGGTGATCTTCACTGCCCACGGCGTTTCTCCGCAAGTCAAACAGCGTGCCAAGGAAAAGGGGCTGACATGCATCGATGCTACATGCCCGGACGTCGAGGTGACCCATCAGCTCATCCGTGAGCGGACGCGGGAAGGATACGATGTCGTCTATATCGGCAAGAAGGGCCACCCGGAACCGGAAGGCGCTGTCGGTGTGTCGCCGGATCACGTCCACCTCGTCGAAACGCTCGAAGAGGTCAAGGCGCTGCCTGAGGAACTGGCCCATAAGAAGCTCATCGTCACCAACCAGACGACGATGAGCCAATGGGATGTCGGCCATCTCATGGATCAGCTGAAGGAACAGTACCCGCACATCGAGGTCCACAAGGAAATATGCCTGGCAACGCAAGTGCGCCAGGAGGCGGTCGCCGAACAGGCACAGGAAGCAGATCTTCTGATTGTTGTGGGAGACCCGAAAAGCAACAACTCCAACCGTCTGGCACAGGTCTCTAAAGAAATCGCGCATACAAATGCCTACCGCATCAGTTCCTTGAGCGAATTGAAGACGGAATGGCTCGAGGACATAGATAGTGTGGCAGTAACAGCCGGTGCTTCCACACCAACCCCGATCGTCAAGGAAGTCATCGACTATATCAAGGAGTATGACAGGGAAAACCGTTCTGAACCGCGCTCTACAGTACCAAAGAACAAAATATTGCCAAAGATCAAGAAGGCGAAGCCTGTAAAGATCATGGATTAGAAAAAACCATCGAAGCACAATGCTTCGATGGTTTTTTATTCGAAAGGATTGGTGGTGAAGCTGGTCGCATGTACAGGCAGTTCGACGCGATCCTCCACCAGACGTTTCAGGCCTTCCGCCATGAACACTTCCATATAGTGGCCGACATCGATGATGTTCCGGCCGGCAAGTTTGGCATCATAGGCTTCGTGGTATTTCACATCTCCTGTGACGAGCACATCGACACCTTGTGAGAATGCTTCATTGATATAGCTCATGCCGGAGCCGCCGATGATGCCGACTTTATTCATCCTGCCGGTGTTGGCGTTGACGACATTGACGATGTCGTGCCCTGTTTTTTCCCTGATGAGTTCGACGAGGGATTCGAGCGTATCATCGTAATCGAACTTGACGCCGAGCCCCTTGTCGCTCGGTTTCTTCAGGGTGAGCACATCGTAGGCGGGTTCCTCATATGGATGGGATTTGATGAGCGCGTCAATCACCTGCTGTTCGTGCGCAGCTTCGAATATCGCTTCCACGATATACTCATCCACATGCTCCAATTCCCCTTGCGTGCCGATATGGGGGTCCGCTTCGTCATTCGGCCTGAACTGTCCTTTCACCGGATATTCGAAGAAGCATTCGGAATAGTCGCCCTGGTTGCCGACCCCTGCATCCGAAAGGTCTTTCTTCAGCTGTTCCACATCTTCCTTTGGTATATTGATTCTGAGCTTCTTATAGAAGTATTCATGCTTGATGAGGATTTCCGTCTGATCATATCCAAGCACTTCTGCAATCATATGACTGACGCCATGCGGCTGGTGATCCAGGTTCGTATGCATGGCGATGAGGTTGATGTCATTCCTGATCAGCTTTCTGACGATGCTGCCCACACCTGTCTCCGTGACATTTGAAACCTTCGGGAAAATCAGCGGGTGGTGGGCAATGATGACATTTGCACCCTTCTCAACCGCTTCCTCCACTGTGACGTGCGCGCAGTCAAGGGTCGTCAGAATGCCTGTGGCCTCATCATCCAAATCCCCGACCAGCAGTCCGGTATTGTCCCATTCTTCACTATCCTTGAAGGGGGCGATGTCATCAAGGATTCCCATCAGTTCTCTAATCTTCACTGTTCGAGCACCTCTTTCAATGCATTTATCGTATCAGCAACTTCATCAATTTTTTCAGTGTTTGATGAGTTCTGCTTCAACTTCCCATAAATGTTCCGTTGGTGTTCCAGTTCCCTTTCGAGCTTTTCGATAAACGCCTGTTCCCTCTTTTCAAGGAGGACCGGACCGAAGATCAGCTGCTTTTCATCATAGTCGGATGAACCTGGTTCAGCGACGATGATTTCATAGAAATGCCGTCCGTCCCTGATCACTGTTTCATCAATGATGCGATAGTCGGATCTTGCAAGCACTTTCCGTACCGGATAGGTGTACGTGTTCGCCTGAAGCACCAGCCGTGGCTTTCCTCCGAGGTTATGGAGGCCGTCTTCAAGTATTTCGGCAATGAGCGGACCACCCATGCCACAGATGGTGACGGTATCCACCGCATCATCCTGGGAGACCACTTCCAGACCGGAACCAAACCGTGCCTCAATCCTGTCTTCCATGCCTTCCCTTCTGATATTGTTTACAGTGGAATCGAAGGGGCCCTTCACCACTTCACCGCATATCGCCTGGCTGACGATTCCATTCCTGATCGCCTCTATAGGCAGGTATGCATGATCGGAACCGATGTCGAGAAGCTTCCTCCCGGTGATGAATTCCGAGACTTTCTGTAATCTTGCATCTAGCATTTCATTTCCTCCATCTGATATAAATAAAGACTTCCACACGATGTGTGGAAGTCAGTAAGCAAAAGTTATTGTTCTGAGAAAAACTCATACAACGTTGTAACATCTTCATCTGCGATTTGATCTTCAGTGAACTCAGGCATTGATCCTGGTCCCTCTCTCAAAGCAGCAGTGAAATCCTCTTCAGCAAGGCTGGTGCCCGCCAATGCAGGTCCCATACCGCCTGAGAAGTCCTGTCCATGACAGGATGCGCAGTTGTCGCGTGCAAACCCTTCAGCGTCAAAGTCTCCTGAAGAAGCCTCTTCGCCTCCGCCTTCTCCACCTTCTTCGCTGGCAGTCTCTTCTCCACCGCCTTCTTCTTCTTCATTGGCGCCTTGAGAAGAAAGCAGGAATACAAGCCCGATGCCTAGGAAGATGATAAGTATAAAAGGCACAATCGGATTACGATTCATAAAACAACCTCCCTAATCTCTTTGCAGAAACATATTCACATTTATAATTGTATATTAAATATGAGTAAAGTCAAAAGATTTTTCAGATAAAAATTTACACTGGCCAGGCTGCCTCATCAATCCATGAAGTCCTTGAGGCGCTTGCTTCTGCTTGGGTGCCTCAGCTTCCTGAGGGCTTTGGCTTCAATCTGCCTGATGCGCTCACGGGTCACACCGAACACTTTGCCCACTTCCTCAAGCGTCCTTGTCCTGCCGTCATCCAGGCCGAAACGGAGCCTGAGTACATTCTCTTCCCGGTCTGTGAGGGTATCGAGTACATCCTCAAGCTGTTCCTTCAGAAGTTCATAGGCAGCATGATCGGATGGACTCTGTGCTTCCTGGTCTTCGATGAAGTCCCCAAGGTGGCTGTCGTCCTCTTCCCCGATCGGTGTTTCAAGGGAGACGGGCTCCTGTGCAATCTTGAGGATTTCCCTGACCTTCTCAGCAGGCAGATCCATCTCCTCACCGATTTCTTCCGGTGTCGGTTCGCGACCCAGATCCTGGAGCAGCTGACGCTGGACACGGATCAGCTTGTTGATCGTTTCCACCATGTGGACTGGGATACGGATGGTCCGCGCCTGGTCGGCGATGGCACGTGTAATGGCCTGTCTGATCCACCATGTGGCATAGGTGGAGAACTTGAAGCCCTTGGAGAAGTCGAATTTTTCGACGGCTTTGATCAGGCCCATATTCCCTTCCTGAATCAGGTCCAGGAAGAGCATGCCGCGGCCGACATACCTTTTGGCAATGCTGACGACGAGGCGGAGGTTGGCCTCAGCCAGTCGGCTTTTCGCAACCTCGTCACCCTGCTCGATCTTCTTGGCAAGTTCTATCTCTTCCTGCGCACTGAGAAGATCCACCCGGCCGATTTCCTTGAGGTACATCCTTACCGGGTCGTTTATCTTCACTCCAGGTGGTGCACTCATGTCGTGGAGATTGAGTTTTTCATCGGAGTCAGTCGTATCCTTTTCATTTATGAGCTGGATGTCATTCTCATTTATTTCATCGAAAAATTCATCCATGGCATCTGCGTCGAGTTCGAAGCTGGACAGTTTATCAGCAATCTCTTCATGAGACAGATGACCCTGTGTCTTCCCCTTCTCCACCAGATGATTTTTGACTTGCTCTACAGATGTGAACAGTTCGACATCTTTCAGTTCGGTCGTCTTTACGTTTTTGTCTGCCATTTAAAGCCCTCCTATTCAGACTTCACACTCACCTTTTATAGCGACTGTTAATCTCATTCAACTGCTGTGCCAATTTGATCTGGAGTTCGATGTCATTGCTGTTTTCTGCTTCCTGCAGCTGCTGGTACAGCGACTGTTTTTCTTTCTCACTATTCCTAATACCACTTAAGTCTTCTATATAATCATTTACTTCTTCGGTCGTGATATCTTCATTTATGAGCAGTTCTTCCACTTCTACAGCAGTGCTGAAGTATTCTCCTTCAATGTATTGGCTGAATGATGATAATTCAAATTCATCATGTTTGTCAAAATATGCGCACAACCCTTTAAATATAACATAATAACGGGGTGCGGTTAATACTTCTTCACTTATATTGTCCTGGAAATTTAAAAACAGGTCCCGATCCTTCATCAGGGCGCGCAGGAGATAGCGCTCCTTCCGCTCCCTGAGGGGCAGCTGCCTCGGCCTGGCCACTGTGCCTGAAGAAGGGGCTGCGGCCTGATTGGGAACATTCTGTTCTATCGATTTGCGGTCCACCTTGTAGAGTTCGCTGATATGCTGGATCAGCCGCTCCCTAATGACCTGGTCCTTGACATGCCTGAGGTGGTCGGTAAGCATCTTCAGGTTGTTGGAAAAGGCCATGTCATTGTTCATGCTCTCTTCAAGCAGGTGTTCGGCCTTGAAGTGGATATAATGGCGCTTTTCGTTCTTGACCAGGTCCCGGAAGGTTTCTGCTCCATATTTTTCTATATATTCATCGGGATCCATGCCTTTTGGCATGGAGA from Salinicoccus sp. RF5 includes these protein-coding regions:
- a CDS encoding cytochrome c, which encodes MNRNPIVPFILIIFLGIGLVFLLSSQGANEEEEGGGEETASEEGGEGGGEEASSGDFDAEGFARDNCASCHGQDFSGGMGPALAGTSLAEEDFTAALREGPGSMPEFTEDQIADEDVTTLYEFFSEQ
- a CDS encoding tRNA (adenine(22)-N(1))-methyltransferase TrmK → MLDARLQKVSEFITGRKLLDIGSDHAYLPIEAIRNGIVSQAICGEVVKGPFDSTVNNIRREGMEDRIEARFGSGLEVVSQDDAVDTVTICGMGGPLIAEILEDGLHNLGGKPRLVLQANTYTYPVRKVLARSDYRIIDETVIRDGRHFYEIIVAEPGSSDYDEKQLIFGPVLLEKREQAFIEKLERELEHQRNIYGKLKQNSSNTEKIDEVADTINALKEVLEQ
- a CDS encoding Nif3-like dinuclear metal center hexameric protein — protein: MKIRELMGILDDIAPFKDSEEWDNTGLLVGDLDDEATGILTTLDCAHVTVEEAVEKGANVIIAHHPLIFPKVSNVTETGVGSIVRKLIRNDINLIAMHTNLDHQPHGVSHMIAEVLGYDQTEILIKHEYFYKKLRINIPKEDVEQLKKDLSDAGVGNQGDYSECFFEYPVKGQFRPNDEADPHIGTQGELEHVDEYIVEAIFEAAHEQQVIDALIKSHPYEEPAYDVLTLKKPSDKGLGVKFDYDDTLESLVELIREKTGHDIVNVVNANTGRMNKVGIIGGSGMSYINEAFSQGVDVLVTGDVKYHEAYDAKLAGRNIIDVGHYMEVFMAEGLKRLVEDRVELPVHATSFTTNPFE
- a CDS encoding DEAD/DEAH box helicase yields the protein MSNAFKRFRFSEQMLNAIESINFSHPTLVQERVIPKILKKENVVAQSETGSGKSHAFLLPIIHEINTEDAHTQAVITAPTRELAKQLYQMTLEILKSFPEIRAAAFIGGTDIERDVQKASKSPHIVIGTPTRIKDLRDKGGLNLHSVERLVIDEADLMIDLGFLEQIDSISSTVSDSAQFLVFSATIPEALRIFLRKYIGETEIIIIDQPRNKASIHYSLVPVKGDDKAAKVLALTQDITPYIGLIFANSKERADELFEYLNSNGVNVGLFHGGLKPRERTKEIKKIRELEYVWVVASDLASRGLDIDGASHVINYDIPKDIEFFTHRVGRVGRGAYTGTAVTLYTPDEEYLVNALESKGYKFIHEDLKKGELVEIKSRTERAKRKRKDSHLENQLSHKVKKPKKVKPGYRKKMKHELNTLKQQERMKHSKSRKKKR
- a CDS encoding 4-hydroxy-3-methylbut-2-enyl diphosphate reductase; translation: MDIIKISPRGYCYGVVDAMVIARNASMDKTLPRPIYILGMIVHNKHVTDAFEEDGIVTLDGANRLEILEGINEGTVIFTAHGVSPQVKQRAKEKGLTCIDATCPDVEVTHQLIRERTREGYDVVYIGKKGHPEPEGAVGVSPDHVHLVETLEEVKALPEELAHKKLIVTNQTTMSQWDVGHLMDQLKEQYPHIEVHKEICLATQVRQEAVAEQAQEADLLIVVGDPKSNNSNRLAQVSKEIAHTNAYRISSLSELKTEWLEDIDSVAVTAGASTPTPIVKEVIDYIKEYDRENRSEPRSTVPKNKILPKIKKAKPVKIMD
- the rpoD gene encoding RNA polymerase sigma factor RpoD, giving the protein MADKNVKTTELKDVELFTSVEQVKNHLVEKGKTQGHLSHEEIADKLSSFELDADAMDEFFDEINENDIQLINEKDTTDSDEKLNLHDMSAPPGVKINDPVRMYLKEIGRVDLLSAQEEIELAKKIEQGDEVAKSRLAEANLRLVVSIAKRYVGRGMLFLDLIQEGNMGLIKAVEKFDFSKGFKFSTYATWWIRQAITRAIADQARTIRIPVHMVETINKLIRVQRQLLQDLGREPTPEEIGEEMDLPAEKVREILKIAQEPVSLETPIGEEDDSHLGDFIEDQEAQSPSDHAAYELLKEQLEDVLDTLTDREENVLRLRFGLDDGRTRTLEEVGKVFGVTRERIRQIEAKALRKLRHPSRSKRLKDFMD
- a CDS encoding deoxyribonuclease IV translates to MLIGSHVSMSGKKMLEAASISAHNYGANTFMIYTGAPQNTRRKKIEDLNIEAGKRHMADHGMSKIVVHAPYIINIANSEREGVFEHGVEFLQEEIVRTEHLGSNQIVLHPGSHVGTGAERGIRSIVEGLNEVLTNDNDVQIALETMAGKGSEVGRTFEEIAQIIDGVTNNERLSVCFDTCHVHDAGYDIVNDFDGVLDEFDRIIGKGRIKVLHINDSKNERGAHKDRHENIGFGHIGFDALSYIINHSDFGDIPKILETPFVGPDKKNRIAPYAHEIEMIRNGKFNPSLKEEINPMVAGVEE